In Gammaproteobacteria bacterium, the following are encoded in one genomic region:
- a CDS encoding ATP-binding cassette domain-containing protein, giving the protein MQFWKNQRHNVIKVQDLSFLYGNKKALDRLNFELAAGFNVLLGPNGAGKSTLISLLTSLYRPSSGQILINGHPLNSGLAGATANAMKVFGVVFQQSTLDLDLSVKQNLVYHGALHGISAKKTLANAKQMLEKLELNDRLNDKVRALNGGHRRRVEIVRALIHQPKILLLDEASVGLDPASRSLLISHIRAIALSDKVCVLWATHLFDEINDDDQVLILNQGQLQISGQVAALCHEHQVTSLSQLFNQLAASGVNDAF; this is encoded by the coding sequence TTGCAATTTTGGAAAAATCAGAGACATAACGTGATTAAAGTTCAAGATTTAAGCTTTCTGTATGGCAACAAAAAAGCATTAGACCGGCTTAACTTTGAGTTAGCGGCCGGTTTTAATGTGTTGCTTGGCCCTAATGGCGCGGGCAAAAGCACCCTAATTTCATTGCTAACCAGTTTGTATCGACCGTCGAGTGGCCAGATATTAATTAATGGCCATCCGCTTAACAGCGGGTTAGCTGGCGCGACAGCAAATGCAATGAAAGTATTTGGCGTGGTCTTTCAACAGTCGACCTTAGATCTTGATTTAAGCGTTAAACAAAACTTGGTTTATCACGGCGCGCTTCATGGCATTAGCGCAAAAAAAACCTTGGCCAATGCCAAACAAATGTTAGAAAAACTCGAGCTCAACGATCGGCTTAACGACAAGGTACGAGCGCTCAATGGCGGGCATCGTCGCCGAGTCGAAATTGTGCGGGCGCTGATCCACCAGCCGAAAATATTATTGTTAGACGAAGCCAGTGTTGGGCTCGACCCTGCCAGTCGTAGCCTGCTTATTAGCCACATCAGAGCCATTGCGTTATCTGATAAGGTCTGTGTGCTGTGGGCAACCCATTTATTTGATGAGATTAACGATGATGACCAGGTGCTGATTTTAAATCAGGGCCAATTGCAAATAAGCGGCCAAGTCGCAGCGCTGTGTCACGAGCATCAGGTAACCAGTCTTAGTCAATTATTTAATCAGCTTGCCGCTAGCGGAGTTAATGATGCCTTTTAA
- a CDS encoding ABC transporter permease, whose amino-acid sequence MPFNAYLICFSGILQRELLRFCQQRTRLLSALIRPLLWLVVFAAGFRAALGVAIMEPYGTYITYQTYITPGLCCMIILFNGMQSSLSMVYDREMGSMKVLLMSPIPRWFLLMSKLMATAILSLIQVVIFLLLAKFVEVDIEPLGYLSAIPAIFFIALFLGALGLMLSNLIKQLENFAGVMNFVIFPLFFLSSALYPLWKMQEASLWLYWLCQYNPFTFCVELLRFALYQQVNFDALLWLTPTATLVIIIALLSFSPLKGAKLKRGN is encoded by the coding sequence ATGCCTTTTAACGCCTATCTGATCTGCTTTAGTGGTATTTTACAGCGCGAATTATTGCGTTTTTGTCAGCAACGTACCCGATTATTAAGCGCGTTAATAAGGCCATTATTGTGGTTAGTCGTTTTTGCTGCGGGATTTAGGGCAGCATTGGGGGTCGCTATTATGGAGCCCTATGGCACTTATATTACCTATCAAACCTATATCACGCCCGGGCTGTGCTGCATGATCATCTTGTTTAATGGCATGCAAAGTTCGTTGTCTATGGTTTATGATCGCGAGATGGGCAGCATGAAGGTTTTATTAATGAGCCCTATTCCGCGCTGGTTTTTGCTCATGTCAAAATTGATGGCAACGGCAATCTTGTCGTTAATTCAGGTGGTGATCTTTTTATTGCTCGCCAAATTCGTTGAAGTTGACATTGAACCACTGGGATATTTAAGCGCAATTCCGGCGATTTTTTTTATCGCATTATTTCTCGGGGCACTGGGATTAATGTTGTCGAACCTGATTAAACAACTGGAGAATTTTGCTGGGGTAATGAACTTTGTAATATTCCCGCTGTTTTTTCTGTCAAGCGCACTCTACCCATTATGGAAAATGCAGGAAGCGAGTTTATGGTTATACTGGCTTTGTCAGTACAACCCTTTCACTTTTTGTGTTGAGTTGTTACGTTTTGCGCTGTACCAACAGGTAAATTTCGACGCGTTACTGTGGTTAACCCCCACTGCAACCTTGGTCATTATTATTGCATTGTTAAGCTTTAGCCCACTTAAAGGGGCTAAATTAAAACGTGGTAATTAG
- a CDS encoding PQQ-dependent catabolism-associated beta-propeller protein produces MTFKLRKSNLIAGSVLAATLTCSSAGLAASELAYVTNEKDNNISVIDLDTLEVIDSIDVGQRPRDIIFNADRSLAYICASESDTVQILDLKTHQIIGELPSGEDPETIALHPNGKIIYTANEDDAQLTIIDIEKGTVISQVDVGVEPEGLAVSPDGKIVVVTSETTNMVHWINTEDNSIFANTLVDARPRSVIFSPDGKQLWVSSEIGSTVAQIDVATHKIVKTFQFKIRGVHRDRVQPVGIIFNEDASKLYVALGPANHIAVIDTDEMAISDYFLVGRRVWQLAFNHDYSRLLTTNGVSGDVSVLDIKRNKVLKSIKVGRYPWGIAILEKSET; encoded by the coding sequence ATGACATTTAAACTGAGAAAATCAAACCTAATTGCCGGTAGCGTGCTTGCGGCAACACTAACTTGTAGCTCTGCCGGACTCGCGGCGAGCGAACTGGCTTATGTCACTAACGAGAAAGACAATAACATCTCAGTTATTGATCTAGACACGTTAGAAGTAATAGATAGCATTGACGTTGGACAACGGCCACGCGACATTATTTTTAATGCCGATCGCAGCCTCGCTTATATCTGCGCCAGCGAATCTGATACGGTCCAAATCCTCGATTTAAAAACGCACCAAATCATCGGTGAATTACCCTCAGGTGAAGATCCGGAAACTATCGCCTTGCACCCCAACGGTAAAATTATCTATACCGCCAACGAAGACGATGCCCAGCTCACCATTATTGATATTGAAAAAGGGACGGTAATTTCTCAAGTCGATGTCGGTGTTGAACCCGAGGGCCTTGCGGTTAGCCCCGACGGAAAAATTGTGGTCGTTACCTCCGAAACCACTAACATGGTGCACTGGATAAATACCGAGGACAATAGCATCTTTGCCAATACGCTGGTCGATGCCAGACCACGCTCGGTAATTTTCAGTCCCGATGGTAAACAGCTGTGGGTTAGCTCAGAAATTGGCAGCACAGTGGCGCAAATAGATGTCGCGACCCATAAAATTGTCAAGACCTTCCAATTTAAAATTCGCGGCGTGCACCGAGACAGAGTGCAGCCAGTTGGCATTATATTTAATGAGGATGCCAGCAAACTGTATGTTGCGCTAGGGCCTGCCAATCACATTGCAGTGATAGACACAGACGAAATGGCCATCAGTGATTACTTTCTCGTGGGTCGACGGGTATGGCAACTGGCATTTAATCACGACTATTCTCGCCTGTTAACCACCAACGGCGTCAGTGGCGATGTTTCTGTTCTTGATATAAAACGCAATAAAGTATTGAAATCTATCAAGGTTGGCCGCTATCCTTGGGGCATTGCAATTTTGGAAAAATCAGAGACATAA